In the genome of Nonlabens sp. MB-3u-79, one region contains:
- a CDS encoding M3 family metallopeptidase codes for MSIQNNPLLQKFETFNDTAPFSLIKESHYESAFAKAIQLAKKEIDAITENTAKPTFENTIEALDSSAELLGRISSIFFNLNSAETNDEIQKIARDVSPQLSEFGNDVILNEALFKRVKTVHENKASLDLTEEQKTLLDKEYKRFSRNGANLTEDKKKRLREIDNQLSQLSLDFGERVLAATNVYELHIEEDSRLTGLPESAKEAAAEAAKEKGKDGYLFTLDYPSYIPFMTYLDDRKLREELSKAFGAKAYKDEYDNQENVLKIAQLRYERAQLLGYQTHAHFVLEERMAKTPEMVNNFSQEILEKATPAAQKEFDELTNFAISVSNQSENSESITKLEKWDAAYYSEKLKQRLFDLDDELLKPYFKLENVINGVFEIASRLYGLSFEETTEIEKYHPDVFTYVVKNEDNTLNAIFYADFFPRKGKRNGAWMTSFKNQWHDEDGHNIRPHISNVCNFTKPTATKPSLLTFNEVTTLFHEFGHALHGMLADTKYRSLSGTSVFWDFVELPSQILENWCYEKEALEIFARHYETDEVIPSTYIDKIKAAANFQEGLQTLRQLSFGMMDMSWHGIDPTGITDVKAHERKTFDQTDLYPDVASSCMSTAFAHIFQGGYSAGYYSYKWAEVLDADAFEVFQEKGIFDRTTAKKFRDNVLSRGGTEDPMLLYTRFRGSEPKIDALLKRAGLVA; via the coding sequence ATGAGCATTCAGAATAATCCATTATTACAAAAGTTTGAAACTTTTAATGACACGGCTCCTTTTTCATTGATAAAGGAATCTCATTATGAGTCTGCTTTCGCGAAAGCGATACAACTTGCAAAAAAAGAAATCGATGCCATCACTGAGAATACGGCAAAGCCTACGTTTGAGAATACGATAGAAGCTTTAGACAGCTCTGCAGAGTTATTAGGACGTATTTCCAGCATCTTTTTCAACCTCAACAGCGCAGAAACCAATGACGAAATTCAAAAAATTGCTCGTGATGTAAGTCCGCAATTATCTGAATTTGGTAACGATGTGATCCTTAATGAAGCTCTTTTTAAAAGAGTAAAAACTGTTCATGAAAATAAAGCTTCCTTAGATTTAACAGAGGAACAAAAGACATTGTTGGACAAAGAGTACAAACGTTTTTCTCGCAATGGGGCCAACCTTACGGAAGATAAAAAGAAACGTTTAAGAGAAATAGACAACCAGCTTTCACAATTGTCTTTAGATTTTGGAGAGCGCGTTCTTGCAGCAACTAATGTTTATGAACTGCACATAGAAGAGGACTCCAGATTAACAGGCTTACCAGAAAGTGCTAAAGAAGCTGCTGCCGAAGCAGCAAAGGAAAAAGGTAAAGACGGTTATCTTTTTACTTTAGATTACCCAAGCTACATTCCTTTTATGACTTATTTAGACGATAGGAAATTGCGAGAGGAGCTGTCAAAGGCATTTGGTGCAAAAGCTTATAAAGACGAGTATGATAATCAAGAAAATGTTTTAAAGATTGCGCAGCTTCGTTACGAAAGAGCACAGTTATTAGGTTATCAAACTCATGCACATTTTGTTTTGGAAGAACGAATGGCAAAAACACCTGAAATGGTCAATAATTTTTCTCAAGAGATTCTTGAAAAAGCGACACCTGCAGCACAAAAAGAATTTGATGAGCTTACTAATTTTGCCATCTCGGTTTCTAATCAATCAGAAAACTCAGAATCCATTACCAAATTAGAGAAATGGGATGCTGCTTATTATTCAGAAAAATTAAAGCAACGTCTTTTTGACTTGGACGATGAGCTGTTAAAACCATATTTTAAATTAGAGAATGTGATCAATGGTGTTTTTGAAATCGCCAGTCGTCTGTACGGACTTAGTTTTGAAGAAACGACCGAAATAGAAAAATACCATCCAGATGTTTTTACCTATGTGGTAAAAAATGAAGACAATACATTAAACGCTATCTTCTATGCCGACTTTTTCCCGCGCAAAGGAAAACGCAACGGTGCCTGGATGACTTCTTTTAAAAACCAGTGGCATGATGAGGATGGTCACAACATAAGACCACATATATCTAACGTATGTAATTTCACTAAACCTACAGCTACTAAGCCGTCACTCCTTACTTTTAATGAAGTAACTACTTTATTTCATGAATTTGGCCATGCTCTTCACGGTATGCTAGCAGACACGAAGTACAGAAGTCTATCGGGAACATCAGTATTCTGGGATTTTGTTGAACTACCGAGTCAAATTTTAGAAAACTGGTGCTATGAAAAAGAAGCTCTAGAAATTTTTGCAAGACATTACGAGACAGACGAAGTGATACCATCAACATATATTGATAAAATAAAAGCTGCGGCAAACTTTCAAGAAGGTTTACAAACGTTGAGACAACTTTCTTTTGGAATGATGGATATGAGTTGGCACGGAATTGATCCTACAGGGATTACAGATGTCAAAGCTCATGAGAGAAAAACATTTGATCAAACCGATCTATACCCAGATGTAGCAAGCAGTTGTATGAGTACTGCTTTTGCACATATTTTTCAAGGGGGGTACAGTGCAGGATATTACAGTTATAAATGGGCAGAGGTACTCGATGCAGATGCTTTTGAAGTATTCCAAGAAAAGGGAATTTTTGACAGAACAACGGCAAAGAAATTTAGAGATAACGTACTCTCTAGAGGAGGAACTGAAGACCCAATGTTATTGTATACTCGTTTCCGTGGAAGCGAACCTAAAATAGATGCTTTATTAAAAAGAGCTGGATTAGTGGCTTGA
- a CDS encoding sigma-70 family RNA polymerase sigma factor, with product MPEVKLIPEKWVDRYGDYLFNFTISRVNDPIMAQDLVSETFLAGLKSAHRFKGNSTERTWLISILKRKIIDYYRKINSNKGKSEVRMSYLSSSDQEGDWMEEQAADLRNPNVEDMIEQRELGDALEECIACLPERYATIFVQKTIDNLETETICKEHNITASNLWVIIHRARVQLMECLNNKWHKNS from the coding sequence TTGCCAGAAGTTAAATTAATACCAGAAAAATGGGTAGACCGTTACGGTGATTACCTTTTCAACTTTACCATAAGTAGGGTCAATGACCCTATTATGGCCCAAGATCTTGTGTCTGAAACTTTTCTTGCTGGTTTAAAAAGTGCCCACCGATTTAAAGGAAATTCTACAGAGCGCACTTGGTTAATTTCTATTCTCAAACGTAAAATAATCGACTATTATCGCAAGATTAATTCCAATAAGGGTAAGTCTGAAGTGCGCATGAGTTATCTTTCCAGTAGTGATCAAGAAGGCGACTGGATGGAAGAACAAGCGGCAGACCTACGCAATCCTAATGTGGAAGATATGATTGAACAACGAGAGCTAGGTGATGCTCTTGAAGAATGTATCGCTTGTTTACCTGAGCGATATGCCACTATCTTTGTCCAAAAAACCATTGATAATTTGGAAACCGAAACAATATGTAAGGAACATAATATCACGGCGTCCAATCTTTGGGTGATCATTCACAGAGCTCGAGTACAGCTTATGGAATGTCTCAATAATAAATGGCACAAGAATAGTTAA